The genomic window TTCCACGGTTACTGATCTGAAAAATCACTGGCATGCCTTGATCGGTTCATTCCTCTGTAATTCCTTATAATCCCCCTGATCTCATTTGTCTCCAATCACTGTTGAAATTTCTCCTACTCATCCACATGCACATTGTTAACGTACGTGTCtcaatgtggtgtgtgtgtgtgtatatatatatttttgtactaCAGGTAAATAAAACCAATTTTATTTAGGCGACACATGGCATAATTACACATTTGCAACACTTTACGAAAGAttcagcttgtttcatttgAGAGTTCCATCTTCCTCATCCTGAAGTCATTGCCTGTTTTATAGATTATTGCTGATCAAGTTTAGTGTTTAAATTATTGATGTGTTGATTCTCAAAGCAAGTAAGGCTGTAGATCCTTCTAGTAGGTTATAGGCTTTACATAGCTGATAACAAGGCATCTTGGTTAAGGCAGCCTTTCTTAGCCACGGTCCTCACGACctacctgcatgttttagatgtttcggtcttccaacacacctgattcaaatgagtcgttatcaagctCAGCAGATGCCTGTTAACGAcccgttcatttgaatcaggtgtgttggaagagggagacatctaaaacatgcaggacaggaggTCTTGAAGACCAGGGTTGTTGACATGAGCTCATGTCAACAACCCAACAGCAAATCACTCAAAATACATCCAAAGGTCTTGTACATATTtgtacatggggggggggggggttgacaccATGGCAACCGGTGACATCACAGTTTGGCCTTTGCATTGTCCCTGAGGCGGTACAGCACGGCATGGGCCTCGTCAAAGGAGCTGCCCACAGCAGACTGAACGCGACCCAGCCAGCGCTGCAGCACAGGACGGTCCTGCAGCACATCTCTGCCGCCGcctagaggctggaggaggaacagcaacaacaaaggAGGCTGGTGAGAACGTTTCCCGAAAGGTAGGCAGACAATCCTCCACAGGAGGACCACTAACAGCAAAACCCCGGTAGCTCGACTATGTCATATCCTCCGACCTGCATGAGTTCACACACGGCCAGCAGGTCAGCTAGAGAGATGTCGTCGCCACACAGGAAGGGCTGCCTCTTCAGGAACATGTCCTGCAGCTTGTCCAGGGTGACACTCAGCTCCGACACCGCCCTCTCCACCCTGGCCTGCTCGGTCGGCTGGCCAGCCATACGGGGCAacagcacctgcacacacacgcaacagaaCATCACTACCTACGTTTagagcagtggtcttcaaccctggtccttttagatgtttccctctcccAACactcctgattcaaatgaatgggtcgttatttAGCTATGCAGAAGCCTGATGATGAtacaggacagggggggggtCGTTGAAGACCACTAATCTACAGTCATGTCAGCCCTGTCTGGCATCTTTCCCTTCCCTGATTGCTAGACATACATCAGCACCCACTGGTGAACAGGTGTTCACATTCACTCTGCGTGATGAGGTGTGGGTGATGCGTACGTACATGTGTTGGAAGGTGCTACTTCCAACTTTACAAGCAGGTTTTTATtattgtacgtgtgtttgtgagatgcCTTAGTGATGAACACATTGGCAACATGCTTGTTGTGATTTGTGTGTTACCTCCAAGAGGAACACTTTAGCAGCTTGAgggcgtgtgttggtgtgatgcCATGCGGTGTACTCGTCCACTCTGGCCCTCCGCTCTGGTTGCTTTGGATACCAGTGGTCTGGGACATGGTACTTTGTCGCCAAGTACTTCAATATGGCATCACTGCAAAAACAGATCACACAGATCATGCAAATAAGGAGTTAAGCTATAGACTTATGTGCTGTATACGTGATCAAATTGAAGTCAATTGTATATTACTCAATGCAACTGATTGATTGATCGATTAGATACTGTCCGGGTGAACTAGCTAGTCTTAATAATGTTATAATTGTCCCACCTTTCAGTTAGGACAAAACCATTGTCATCTATAACTGGGACTTTCTGCATGGGGTTCAGTTTAGCGAAATCCGGCGTCTTCTGCTCACCTGCATGGAATACGACACCAGGGTATAAAGCAGTGGATTTTGTTAATCTATCACCAACCTTGAACGACTTCGTCACGTCTAGTACATGGCCAGTTATGCTACAATCGATCTGCCAAAGAGGACAAAGTTCAAAGCAAGGTTGCTTTTTAGCAACGTCTATAAAGTTTAGTGCATCGATGCTATGTATGCAGTAGATGCAGACGTTGGATTTCTGTTCACATGAACATGTCATTTTGACCAACTAAAATAAAACGGACACAATTATACTCGTTTGCTAACGCTCGCTAGCTAGAGCTCGCTAACAAGCTAACTGTAAACACATTGCCTTCCCTCTCTTACCTTTTCGTAGTGCCACAGTTTTCAAAGTATGGGGTATTTTGTTGACATTTACTAAAATGTGTATTGCTCTGCATGGCTGAGACAGTAAGTCTAAGTAGATGTCTAAACCTCTTCGACCAGCCATTATAAGTGTCCTGGGTGTGCGGGGTGAATGTAGCCAGCAGTAGTACAAGCCActtgcgttgtgtgtgtgtgtgtgtgcgggtgagtGCGTGCAGAAATTGTGCAGATCATAAGgaaggttgccaggtttgatgACAGCAGAATGATCTCCATATGGAGCACTACAGCACACACTTTTCTGCGTTACATAGGCAATTCTGCTTTGACAACAGTTAGATTATCCACTACACTAGTTTTCCAAGTTGCAGATAACTACTCGGTGATCCAGTTACAAACAAGAGCTCATGAAAAGCTTGTGATTTCATTTTAAAACAACTATTTCCCATACCGGGAGTCGAACCCGGGCCGCCTGGGTGAAAACCAGGAATCCTAACCGCTAGACCATATGGGACTGTACTATGACATCGCCAATTGTGTGACCGAGTATATAAAATCATATATCCATTCATAATTTTATGGAAACATGATATGAATAGCCTAGATCATTTATTACACCAGTCCACTAGCAGTAGGTGTACATTGCAGCTTTCTGAGGATGAAAGCTTGCCTAGGTAGGCTGGTTCTCAATTCTACTGACAGGCATCCCACCCGCTGCTCTACATCTAGACCTTCAGTGCTGGGGGATGGGGAGCGCATAGAGTTGCGTGAGAGAGGTTGGATCTATACTGACATCAAAGCAGCAGTACATCGCTACTGTATCCTACTCTGATCTTCATCGCAGCCAGAGATGGGTGAATTTTCAAACCTCACCTTTTAAACGGGGTGAAAGTCTAGACTGACGTTGAATGGAATTGTattcgttttttgggggggaatccAGGAGGAATGCACACTATTCTCAAGGGATTTAGCGTGGAATTCTTTTCAGCAATTCAACAATTTTGGGCTGTAGCCTATAGATTCATACCGATACACACACGACTGTAAAGGCAATGTAGTTTACTTTTTAACTGACtatttgtcttcttttttttaaacatatgtTCTTAATAAATTAGGCCATTGCAATTTCTGGAAGACCATGGCCACGCTCAACATGTCATGGGGAATACTTATTTGCGGAATACTATTGAACATCACACTATGTGCGAGTTTCCCAAACAAACTTGATGATTTTGACACCGCCATCGACACGTTAGATTACGATCAAATAGAAGATGAGTATGATGATGGAAACAGTACCAACTGTGAAGACTGTATACCGGAGTTTTGTCCCGAGGCGATGGGATGCAGAGCCGGGTTCGTGCTGGACATTTGCGGTTGTTGTAAGGAATGTGGAAATTTAGAGGGACAGTCGTGTGACCTTGGCGATAGCAACGTCTTCTACGGTCTCTGCGGTGAGGATCTCTTTTGCCATGTGGACGACTTGAAtcttggagagggagaggtcgCAGAGCCCTTGTGCGCGTGTAAAACTCAGGATGCGCTCTGTGGCTCAGACGGGCAGACGTACATGAACATATGTCAGTTTAAAGAGGCGTCGTTCTCAAACAAAAACCTCAAAGAAAAGAGCAAAGGCCCATGTAAAACAGGTAACATGTTTTGTATACAACTTGTAGGGCTTCATTACCACACGTATAGGCACAGGGTCTATTAGTGTGTGAGTCGAGTAGGTTTCAGTTGGTGAAAATGTaccttggagaaaaaaaaaagtttaaaaaaaaacgcaCGCTGTCACATAACTCATCTTCAAAGAAACAAGCCAGTGCGCTTTGATTTACTACGCTGCATGTCATCAGCGGGAAAATTATAAACTTTTCAATGAAGTTCCTTCGCGACATAACTGAGACTGCTTAGCCGACAGAAATATGAACACGGTTTTAATGTCTGGAACCCCCTCCGAAACCAGGTCTGGGAAACATGTTGTGTGTAATGTCTTTTCAGTGTGTTTTTCCTTTGCCACCAGCGTAGTAGCCTCCCGTCCAGACGTCTGAGAGCTGGAGGAATCTGCCCCACTCCCCCAGCTCCCAGGCCGGTGAGACCAGCCTGTAATTTCCCCGTGGCGGAGCAAGGAAAATTTATAGTTTTAAACAGCTCCAGGAGCCAAACCCTTAAAGACAACCCAGGAGTCTTGAGAGAGGAAACCACTTGAGGAAAACACCTCgctaacctctctctcctttctctctctctttccctctttctctctgtctctgcctctttctttctgtctctctctctttcactctttctacctccactgtctccctcattctctgctCCATACCACCCTATACTTctctacaccccctcccccctccttattTTCCTTTCAGTCCCTATCATCAAAGTGCCTCCCCAGAATCTAGTGAACCAGACAGGCAGCACCATGGTGTTCCTGTGCGAGGTCTTTGCCTTTCCTATGGCCCTCATAgagtggaggaaggaaggagaggacgtCATATTGCCTGGGGATGACCCTCACGTCTCGGTCCAGGTGAACCAGGGAGACAGTTAACATTCCCTTGTCAAATATGTCAAATATGGTATTTGTTAGAACAGCTGCTAAGCAGAACCTACGTTACAGCAAAGTTCAAAGGTTCAGATGTTTTAAGAccacttacattttacatttagatttacatttagttaattTGGCAGATATAAATTGTGCACATAGAACATACAGCTGATCAGAAGTGCATGGTTCCAATGGTACATCAATCGTTCGCGCCAGATCAAAGCAGTACGTCTTGTAAACAGGTAACATTTTAAACAGGTAACATTTTAAACAGGTAACATGTTTTGTGTGTATAAAACTTCTATGGCTTCATTAATACACGTGCGTACTGCAGGTCTATAAGTGTGTGAGTCGAGCTGGTTTCAGATGGTGAAAATGTATCTTGGAGAAAAAacgaagtaaaaaaaaaacagcacagACGCTGTCACATCGTCAAAGAAACATGCCAGTGTCATCTGGTCTGACTGAGGTCTCAGTTAGTAATCCCGTTCTCACTCTGCGATGCTGTGCAGTCTCGAGGGGGGCCAATGAAGTTCGAGCTGTCCAGCTGGCTGCAGATTGAAGGCGCCAGTCCGAGGGATTCTGGGACGTACCGCTGCATTGCCCGTAACGACCTGGGCAGTGTCTCCGCTACCGCCGTACTAGGGGTCCTGGGACCAGGTGGGTGCAGTGGAGGTGGTTCGAGGACGGTCGACAGACTTAATGAGCATGACTTATGCACCCAGTGGTCTTGGGGTCTTACCAAATGGCACTGCTGCAtttttgctgtctctctctttccttccttccttccctctctctctctctctctctctctctctctctctctctctctctctctctctctctctctctctctctctctctctctctctctctctctctctctctctctctctctctctccctccctctccctctctgttgttTCAGGTCCAAATCTCGAAACTTAGTGCTGACTGTAATATAAAAATGCTTGTGCAAGCCTTGACAGACACTTTATTGTTAGATTCTAGCTGCCAGGAAATTTGTTGGCCAAACAAGCAGAGCTTTCCCAATAATAGTCATGGTACGATTAGCAGAGAGATAACTGATCCCAGATACATGTCCAGAGCTGAAAGCTCATCTGTCACAAAGGTCAACTGATCATATCAGAAGATCACTAGGGTTTAAGACCTATCCAGGTACTCTATAGGTGAGTCTGGGTGTTGAAAAGGGGGCCTGACCTAACCCAACCACCAGATATTTGTACTATTTTTCACTGGGTATATTCTAGAAATCCTTCATACCTGAGCTCCCTGAGGTAATGTCTGATCCAACATAATTGGGTTGGTGAAAGCATCTGCTTTCCCACAAAACTGTGACCCATCTCATCACTGATGTCTCCATCgtagagaagggaggaaggaaaaaagaaggaaaaaaacattcgacggattcgttgaatttatagtacagtcagatggctgagtggtgagggaatcgggttagtaatctgaaggtcgccagttcgattcccagccgtttaaaatgacgttgtgtccttgggcaaggcacttcaccctacttgctttgggggattgtccctgtacttactgtaagtcgctctggataagagcgtctgctaaatgacaaaatgtaatgtaaatgtaaatactactccgtaggctgtgggtgctaaaaacaattcaccgccagaaaagTAGGTGGAGCAATGTTTTTGAAGGCTGCCACATGACGTCTTTGTTTGTGGAACCAAttgcggaccaatcacagccaagggatatccgtaaaatgacggactagCGGACAGATAggcaggaaaatcaggaggtgcacgtagagctctccgaggggctcggagagggcgttccacatcggagagggcgttccctgtgtccgtctccgtgaaaacggagtagtataaatcggccttaagacATGACTACATACAGTCAAGACACAGGGCCAACATAAGAATCTGAGCTTCTGTTCCCTGTGTTGATGATGTCTCCTCCACATGTTGTGTCTCCAGAGGACATGTCGGCCTACGTGAGGGACAGCATGGTGGAGATGACAGACATGATGGACTACAGCCCCTCCAGGAACTACGAGGAGGATTACTACTAACTCTGGTCAACGCCGGTAACCACGGTTACCAGTCAGTTTCTGTTGGTCGTGAAACCAACTCCCATTAAGGACATTCGTTGACAACACTTTAGCTACAATCGgaaatctcctcttcctctgagactctGATAATAGTAGCTGGCAGAAGCAGATAATATATCACACAGTAAATTATACACCTGCAACCTGAACTTAATTCTCTACTGCTGTTTTAGGAAGGTTTGAAAGTGAGAAACGGCTATGGATGTGAATCACAACAATGTTAAATGATGTTCTGTGTGTATGCAGACAGACCTTGTTCATGCACTCATGTCATcccatggtgagtgtgtgtgtgtgtacgtgtgagtgtgtgtatgtgtctatatatatattcatatatatatatatatacagtcccCATACAGCTGAGCAAAAGGAATGAATGTTCCTTTGTTCTCAATCCCTTCTCAGCCATTCCCCCTGCGACTATGAGGCACATTCCTGACCATATgaacggtgagagagagagttactcAGACGGCCTTCTCAATGTCTGGAGGACGGCTTAAACCCTCCCTCTGGGACGGGACCCGCCTGTCTGCATggaggtctgtctgtgtgtgggtctgtctctaggtctgtctgcctgtagtCCTGTCTTTTGGTCTGTCtacctgtatgtctgtctgcctgtaggtctgtctgtgtgtgggtttgtctgTTGCTCTGTCTCTAGGTCTGTCTACCTGTAGGTCTGCCTACAAGGGCATCTGGATGCAGAGTATCTGGAATGCATCCACATTGTCGTTCTCTGCCTCAGAACTGGAAGCTATTATTCTGAAGGGCTGcgagtttccctctctcctgtctctgcagcgCTGGGCAGATGTGTAAGCTCCCCAGGCTTTGGTGCTGCCCGGTTGAAGCAGATGGGAAAaggcagagatacagagaaagctaGAGAGAGATACACGGGCATAGACAAAGGGATttgagagtggatgagagagagagaaaaaggggggagaaaaggaggagagggtcaAGCAGAGAAGGTGCCCGACAGATGGTTTTAATGTTTCGGCCATGGAGCTTAGCTAGACAGACATGAATGAGAATCTGTCCGTCTCCTGTGTGCTCGTAGGTCAACAAGGCTCAGCTCAGTTCCACTTCCCGTTATTAAATATTATCTATTTCTTCAGACTTGAGCTCTATATAACTACTCAGGAGGCAACTTGAGAAGTCCAGGAGTCAAGCGTCTACCTGAGCCATTGGCTTACATTCCTGTCGGGTCGAACTTGCGCGATAGCCTCGACATACATAAAGATTTACTGTATTAACCTGAGAATATGACTGGCATTATCAATATTGTTTCTACGTTGCTAGTATTATCAATGTTTTTAGTTAACTTTACTAAGCATACATGATGCTGTATATAACACATACACATTatatatacagctctggaaaaaattaagagacaactgcacctttttctttaatttaaaaaaaggttgaggaggacaattttgagtgaggaacagaagggtacaTTTTGAAGTGGCCTCTTACatttttacccttctgttcctcactcagaGTTGTCcttttcaactttttttttaatgaaagaaaaaggttcAGTGGTCTCTTAATATGTACCAGAGCTAAGAAATGAATGGTTTGGTTTGTGGTGGTGATGCTTTGGATAGCAGCTGTAAACTGCACATTCTATAATCGTGAAAATTGATCATGTACTGTATTGTAACTGGTGAATGGTTGCCTTCCAATTGATCTGAAAACAATACTGGATAAATAATAAATGCCCAGTAATCAGAAACAGTCAGAGAGTGAGGTTGCGTGCCATCTTAGCTAAACACGtgtccacaaacaaacacacacttttaattATTTAAGATCTTATACATAACCTTAGTTTCAGCCTGCCAATAACCCTGTATTATCCTGCCATTTTTCCATCCAGCTCTCCAACCATGCTGGTCCTAgcccctctctccaaccctgcTAGTCCTAGCCCCTCTCACCAACCCTGCTGGTCCTAGCCCCTCTCTCCAACCATGCTGGTCCTAGCCCCTCTCACCAACCCTGCTAGTCCTAGCCCCTCTCACCAACCCTGCTAGTCCTAGTCCAGCTCTCCAACTCTGCTAGTTCTAGCCCCTCTCACCAACCCTGCTAGCCCTAATCCAGCTCTCCAACTCTGCTAGTTCTAGCCCCTCTCACCAACCCTGCTAGCCCTAATCCAGCTCTCCAACTCTGCTAGTTCTAGCCCCTCTCACCAACCCTGCTAGTCCTAGTCCAGCTCTCCAACTCTGCTAGTTCTAGCCCCTCTCACCAACCCTGCTAGCCCTAATCCAGCTCTCTAAGCAGAACTCCAGACAGTGAGGTGGGACTTCCGGTAAGGGGCTCACATTCAGCTGCATGTCTGGATGGAAAATTGGAAAGTAAAGGAACTGGTGGTGTGATATCAGGAGGTTCATGTGAGAGACTGATGGGCACGGGTCTCTCCACTCCCCCCGGGCTTCAGGCTTCATATCCTGAGCACTGAAAAGACATTAGTGGCAGAGCAACAGAGGCAGGCTGCCAGGGGGAGACCAGCCTGTGGTCTACTGACTGACAGGCTCACAGCGCAACCCCAAGCTGTGGAACACAATATACTATACATGCTGGAGAcccgagctctctctctctctttcaatttaTTTCTCTCCGTTGGAGGAAAACGGAGGGAGGACATAAACAAAAACTTAGATAATTAACATTCTTTTAAAAATTGcagaagaaaaaggagaaaaaagcttATTCTACCCTCAGTGGCACATGGAACCCATTGGGAAATACTCGTAGATAATTTCTTCCAATAGATCCAAATAATGCAAAAAAGGTTCCAGGCCTTTTTCCCTTTCTATGCCCCATCAGTGCAAACAGACAAAGTAGACATCCAGAGGTCTCCGGGACCACTTTTATTTCTAAATCTGCTATGATAATGTACAAAGGTGATACGAGAAAGTCTTTATTATTAACAAAGCTCGGTTAAATAAGTGCTTACTTTACAAAGAATCCTTTGAGTTGAGCcagatgtaaaaaaagaaaaaaaaagaaatctaacTCCAACCGCCACCTACTGCACAGAACATTGTACTACAAGAAGGAAATTCACATTTTGAAATAAGAATAAACAGGATACAAAAGAGACAGAAATTTAAAAAGATCAATCGATAAGTAGTGCTGGTGGAGGTTAAGTACTATATTGTTAAGTCAAATCAAAACTGCAGAAAAATGTGCAGAACAGAAGTAGGAGTATTTGAACTGTTAAAAATGCTATACATACTATTCCAACAACGGTGTTTGTATGTGcaagcgtgtttgtgtgtgtgtatatgcaagcgtgtgcgtgtgtatgtgcaagcgtgtgtgtgtgtatgtgcaagcgtgtgtgtgtgtgtgtgtgtgtgtgtgtgtgcatcctctTCTGCTCTACCTGTCCATTTTCACCATCACATTATCATAGGGGGAGTCCTCCTCAGAATCCTGATCCCCCAGAGGAAAGGCTCTCTTTGGGGGCTTGGGTACGGCGTAGTCGTCTACGTGGGGGTTGTAGGGATACTCGTGGCCATTTGGATCAACGACAGTTCCCATGCTCCTCCAGGCATTACCTCTGACCTCTTCCGGGTTGtcgtagagagaggtagagcccGGGTGCTGTGGGGTCACCACTGCTCGGCCCTCTGGCTCGTCATAAATGTGTTCTGCCCTGTGATATTTTGGTTTGGTGCCGTCTGGCCTGCACGGAACCAGTGCTCTGACGGCTAACTCGTCTATGCTGTCATAAAGCGGGTCGCGAGCCTCATCATCGCTACACCCCGGCCTATCAGAGCCCGGCTCTGTGACCCAATGCACAAAAGTCTGGGTAGTTGCCATGTCAGCTATGATTTTCTTTGAAAGGGAATCGAAGGGAAGGGCGTATTCAGGGTCTTGGGGTGGCTTGGGGCTGGGGGTCTTGGGAGGTAAGGAGGTGTGCTCTCCCTTGTCGCCCCCCCTCTCCGCGGGAAGGGTGATCTCTGAGTAGGTCTGGCTCTCCTGGTTCAAGAGAGGGCAGCTGCAGATTGGCTTCACCTGGTTCTTCCTGGGATTGGAGCCTCGGGTGTCCAACGTCAGGCTCTTCACCCCCGTTAAGAGCTTATCCACTGGGGGCTCCAGCCTGGCGTGGGGGACCCCAGGTTGGTGGGAAGGGGAGGGCTGCACACCAAGCTCTTTGACGGTGCTGTAGATGCCGGGCTCGGCtccaggctggggcagggggcgggACTGGGGGGCTGGCTCCGTGTCCAGGCTTCCCGAGGCCTGTCGTAGGGGCTGGCTGGTCCTCTGGAGGTTGATGGCCATCTCCACGGCCTGAAACACTGCATTCCCCTGTTTGGTGTCGAACTCGAAACTTCCTTCGCCAGAGTCACACCTGCGCCCCGCCTCAAACGAGAAAGTCAACTGTGAAGAAAAAAGCCACCATGAAGCAGGATTGACAAAAGTGATCAGGCTACTTATCCTCTCTCAGGATAATAAGCTCATCTTTATTGGTAATCATGTTTCCTCATCAAGTGACTAATCTTGATAATATTGATGTAAAACATACATCGAGCTCATGCTCTTTCATGTTTTGGTCTTTTAAACTTTCCCACGTGAGCAGGAAGTTACCTTGTCGCGTCCGAAGCGCCGGAGGAAGCGGTATGGCCAGTTGTAGAGGACTTCCCCCGTCGAGGCGTCCTTCAGGACGAGGCTGTTGGCATCGGTCCGTAAGACGCAGGGTCCCCTCAACCTGCAGCGCTCAGAGGCCTCCGTCCTCCTCATCACCACCCGGAAGTCCAtcactggggggaggggggagaataagagagagagagaaagcagagaaaaggtaagagaggaagagagagaacttTGGCccaagagtgtgtgtatttaaacaggggggaggagaatggATCGGACAGATATGAAGATATTACATACAAGGTGAACAGTGAAATGTTTCTCCAGAAACCTAGTAATGATGCATCCAGTATGTTCCATGCAGACAGAGCATGTAGACGGTTAAGCGTTTTTCCACAGCCTCTCATCTCGTAAAAGTATCATTATTTTTCCTGTAAAAACACTGCTGTTTCTGTTACTGTGGTTACCGATGTGGCGACCCGGAGCGTGTTTGAGTAGAGCTAAGGAgatctggaggggggggcagcagtaTTTGGACAGTTGTTCCTCAGAATGGGGCTCATccaagggaggtgtggaggttagggttagccttgGCTCTGAGTGACTGGTAGAGAAGATACTTTGCAGGCACAGACTCACAGTTTGCTCAGTCTGTTAACTTGATGAACCAAGGCTGTGAAGTGCTGGTCTTGTTCTCATGGAAAATGTGGTAACCCAGTGCTTGTTTAGTCATCCACTCTGTGTTTTgaaacaac from Osmerus eperlanus chromosome 28, fOsmEpe2.1, whole genome shotgun sequence includes these protein-coding regions:
- the gstt2 gene encoding glutathione S-transferase theta-2, which gives rise to MAGRRGLDIYLDLLSQPCRAIHILVNVNKIPHTLKTVALRKGEQKTPDFAKLNPMQKVPVIDDNGFVLTESDAILKYLATKYHVPDHWYPKQPERRARVDEYTAWHHTNTRPQAAKVFLLEVLLPRMAGQPTEQARVERAVSELSVTLDKLQDMFLKRQPFLCGDDISLADLLAVCELMQPLGGGRDVLQDRPVLQRWLGRVQSAVGSSFDEAHAVLYRLRDNAKAKL
- the kazald3 gene encoding kazal-type serine peptidase inhibitor domain 3 isoform X1; its protein translation is MATLNMSWGILICGILLNITLCASFPNKLDDFDTAIDTLDYDQIEDEYDDGNSTNCEDCIPEFCPEAMGCRAGFVLDICGCCKECGNLEGQSCDLGDSNVFYGLCGEDLFCHVDDLNLGEGEVAEPLCACKTQDALCGSDGQTYMNICQFKEASFSNKNLKEKSKGPCKTVPIIKVPPQNLVNQTGSTMVFLCEVFAFPMALIEWRKEGEDVILPGDDPHVSVQSRGGPMKFELSSWLQIEGASPRDSGTYRCIARNDLGSVSATAVLGVLGPEDMSAYVRDSMVEMTDMMDYSPSRNYEEDYY
- the kazald3 gene encoding kazal-type serine peptidase inhibitor domain 3 isoform X2 codes for the protein MVFLCEVFAFPMALIEWRKEGEDVILPGDDPHVSVQSRGGPMKFELSSWLQIEGASPRDSGTYRCIARNDLGSVSATAVLGVLGPEDMSAYVRDSMVEMTDMMDYSPSRNYEEDYY
- the dok2 gene encoding docking protein 2 codes for the protein MEEDIRKQGMLFLQQQRFGKKWKRVWSVLYRESTCSISRMEFWECKDGGPGTMDRSDRNLKKQQEHKKVIRLSDCIRVTEMEAEGCPRDCAPFLVETTEKLFVFAVETAGMDDWIQKLCEIAFPSNWVDRGGAKRNSIQRSNVEPPEQGMEDNLLYGGRDTVMDFRVVMRRTEASERCRLRGPCVLRTDANSLVLKDASTGEVLYNWPYRFLRRFGRDKLTFSFEAGRRCDSGEGSFEFDTKQGNAVFQAVEMAINLQRTSQPLRQASGSLDTEPAPQSRPLPQPGAEPGIYSTVKELGVQPSPSHQPGVPHARLEPPVDKLLTGVKSLTLDTRGSNPRKNQVKPICSCPLLNQESQTYSEITLPAERGGDKGEHTSLPPKTPSPKPPQDPEYALPFDSLSKKIIADMATTQTFVHWVTEPGSDRPGCSDDEARDPLYDSIDELAVRALVPCRPDGTKPKYHRAEHIYDEPEGRAVVTPQHPGSTSLYDNPEEVRGNAWRSMGTVVDPNGHEYPYNPHVDDYAVPKPPKRAFPLGDQDSEEDSPYDNVMVKMDR